A single genomic interval of Gallus gallus isolate bGalGal1 chromosome 10, bGalGal1.mat.broiler.GRCg7b, whole genome shotgun sequence harbors:
- the LARP6 gene encoding la-related protein 6 isoform X3, translating to MYKRSWNQHYSGGENDDDSDQNWKPPENDLIQKLVAQIEYYFSDENLEKDAFLLKHVRRNKMGYVSVKLLTSFKKVKHLTRDWRTTTHALKYSDMLELNDDNRKVRRKTPVPVFPSENLPTRMLLVYDIHMISELQGLNKQENGCIQEKVMEYLLKAFVTFGVISSVRILKPGRDLPPDIRRFSSRYTQMGTQECAIIEFEEVDAAVQAHEFMCAEKKETGMKVVLIGMKPPKKKVPKDKNHDEDSSKSLKKIRSLNKRVEELQFTGDESSANSSSEPESNPTSPLSGRRSTATSTTSKLSPVIHPNNHLSPNVSPRSSPWNSPSSLRKVTKKSPLAEDSKLNLSTSPEIPRKCTDYSSDSSITPSGSPWVQRRKAQTITQEKSPVSSPMLARKIQNADGLPVGVLRLPRGPDGTKGFHSGCERRKAMKND from the exons ATGTATAAAAGAAGCTGGAATCAACATTATAG TGGCGGGGAAAATGATGATGACTCCGACCAGAACTGGAAACCACCAGAAAATGACCTGATCCAGAAGTTGGTAGCACAGATTGAATATTATTTCTCAGATGAGAACCTTGAGAAAGATGCCTTCCTTCTAAAGCACGTGAGAAGAAATAAGATGGGCTACGTCAGTGTTAAACTCCTCACTTCTTTTAAGAAA GTGAAACACCTTACCCGTGACTGGAGAACCACGACCCATGCACTGAAGTACTCAGACATGCTTGAGCTCAATGATGATAACAGAAAGGttagaagaaaaacaccagTTCCAGTGTTTCCAAGTGAAAACCTCCCTACCAGGATGTTACTCGTGTATGATATCCACATGATTTCTGAACTGCAGGGCCttaacaaacaagaaaatggaTGTATACAAGAAAAAGTAATGGAGTATCTCCTCAAAGCTTTTGTAACTTTTGGTGTAATTTCATCAGTTCGTATTCTCAAGCCTGGTAGGGATCTGCCACCTGATATCAGGAGGTTCAGCAGTCGGTATACGCAAATGGGAACACAAGAATGTGCAATTATAGAATTTGAAGAAGTAGATGCTGCTGTACAGGCTCATGAATTCATGTgtgctgaaaagaaagagactgGCATGAAAGTTGTCCTAATTGGCATGAAACCTCCAAAGAAAAAAGTTCCTAAAGACAAGAACCACGATGAAGATAGCAGCAAGAGTCTTAAGAAGATTAGGTCCCTTAATAAGAGAGTTGAGGAACTTCAGTTTACTGGTGATGAATCATCAGCAAATAGCTCTTCTGAGCCAGAGAGTAATCCTACATCACCACTGTCAGGACGCAGAAGTACTGCGACAAGTACTACAAGTAAGTTGAGTCCTGTCATTCACCCAAACAACCATCTGAGTCCTAATGTATCACCCAGATCAAGTCCTTGGAACAGTCCATCCTCTCTAAGAAAAGTGACCAAAAAGTCTCCACTGGCTGAAGACAGCAAACTTAACCTGAGCACTAGTCCTGAAATTCCAAGAAAATGTACAGATTATTCTTCAGATAGCAGTATTACACCTTCTGGTAGTCCTTGggtacagagaagaaaagctcagACTATAACACAAGAGAAGAGTCCGGTCAGTAGCCCCATGTTAGCTcggaaaatacaaaatgcagaTGGTCTACCTGTAGGGGTGCTGCGACTGCCTAGAGGTCCTGATGGCACTAAAGGATTCCACAGTGGctgtgaaagaaggaaagctaTGAAGAATGATTAA
- the LARP6 gene encoding la-related protein 6 isoform X2: MSVLIKPVKVVSSVLNLSGGENDDDSDQNWKPPENDLIQKLVAQIEYYFSDENLEKDAFLLKHVRRNKMGYVSVKLLTSFKKVKHLTRDWRTTTHALKYSDMLELNDDNRKVRRKTPVPVFPSENLPTRMLLVYDIHMISELQGLNKQENGCIQEKVMEYLLKAFVTFGVISSVRILKPGRDLPPDIRRFSSRYTQMGTQECAIIEFEEVDAAVQAHEFMCAEKKETGMKVVLIGMKPPKKKVPKDKNHDEDSSKSLKKIRSLNKRVEELQFTGDESSANSSSEPESNPTSPLSGRRSTATSTTSKLSPVIHPNNHLSPNVSPRSSPWNSPSSLRKVTKKSPLAEDSKLNLSTSPEIPRKCTDYSSDSSITPSGSPWVQRRKAQTITQEKSPVSSPMLARKIQNADGLPVGVLRLPRGPDGTKGFHSGCERRKAMKND; this comes from the exons TGGCGGGGAAAATGATGATGACTCCGACCAGAACTGGAAACCACCAGAAAATGACCTGATCCAGAAGTTGGTAGCACAGATTGAATATTATTTCTCAGATGAGAACCTTGAGAAAGATGCCTTCCTTCTAAAGCACGTGAGAAGAAATAAGATGGGCTACGTCAGTGTTAAACTCCTCACTTCTTTTAAGAAA GTGAAACACCTTACCCGTGACTGGAGAACCACGACCCATGCACTGAAGTACTCAGACATGCTTGAGCTCAATGATGATAACAGAAAGGttagaagaaaaacaccagTTCCAGTGTTTCCAAGTGAAAACCTCCCTACCAGGATGTTACTCGTGTATGATATCCACATGATTTCTGAACTGCAGGGCCttaacaaacaagaaaatggaTGTATACAAGAAAAAGTAATGGAGTATCTCCTCAAAGCTTTTGTAACTTTTGGTGTAATTTCATCAGTTCGTATTCTCAAGCCTGGTAGGGATCTGCCACCTGATATCAGGAGGTTCAGCAGTCGGTATACGCAAATGGGAACACAAGAATGTGCAATTATAGAATTTGAAGAAGTAGATGCTGCTGTACAGGCTCATGAATTCATGTgtgctgaaaagaaagagactgGCATGAAAGTTGTCCTAATTGGCATGAAACCTCCAAAGAAAAAAGTTCCTAAAGACAAGAACCACGATGAAGATAGCAGCAAGAGTCTTAAGAAGATTAGGTCCCTTAATAAGAGAGTTGAGGAACTTCAGTTTACTGGTGATGAATCATCAGCAAATAGCTCTTCTGAGCCAGAGAGTAATCCTACATCACCACTGTCAGGACGCAGAAGTACTGCGACAAGTACTACAAGTAAGTTGAGTCCTGTCATTCACCCAAACAACCATCTGAGTCCTAATGTATCACCCAGATCAAGTCCTTGGAACAGTCCATCCTCTCTAAGAAAAGTGACCAAAAAGTCTCCACTGGCTGAAGACAGCAAACTTAACCTGAGCACTAGTCCTGAAATTCCAAGAAAATGTACAGATTATTCTTCAGATAGCAGTATTACACCTTCTGGTAGTCCTTGggtacagagaagaaaagctcagACTATAACACAAGAGAAGAGTCCGGTCAGTAGCCCCATGTTAGCTcggaaaatacaaaatgcagaTGGTCTACCTGTAGGGGTGCTGCGACTGCCTAGAGGTCCTGATGGCACTAAAGGATTCCACAGTGGctgtgaaagaaggaaagctaTGAAGAATGATTAA
- the LARP6 gene encoding la-related protein 6 isoform X4, protein MGYVSVKLLTSFKKVKHLTRDWRTTTHALKYSDMLELNDDNRKVRRKTPVPVFPSENLPTRMLLVYDIHMISELQGLNKQENGCIQEKVMEYLLKAFVTFGVISSVRILKPGRDLPPDIRRFSSRYTQMGTQECAIIEFEEVDAAVQAHEFMCAEKKETGMKVVLIGMKPPKKKVPKDKNHDEDSSKSLKKIRSLNKRVEELQFTGDESSANSSSEPESNPTSPLSGRRSTATSTTSKLSPVIHPNNHLSPNVSPRSSPWNSPSSLRKVTKKSPLAEDSKLNLSTSPEIPRKCTDYSSDSSITPSGSPWVQRRKAQTITQEKSPVSSPMLARKIQNADGLPVGVLRLPRGPDGTKGFHSGCERRKAMKND, encoded by the exons ATGGGCTACGTCAGTGTTAAACTCCTCACTTCTTTTAAGAAA GTGAAACACCTTACCCGTGACTGGAGAACCACGACCCATGCACTGAAGTACTCAGACATGCTTGAGCTCAATGATGATAACAGAAAGGttagaagaaaaacaccagTTCCAGTGTTTCCAAGTGAAAACCTCCCTACCAGGATGTTACTCGTGTATGATATCCACATGATTTCTGAACTGCAGGGCCttaacaaacaagaaaatggaTGTATACAAGAAAAAGTAATGGAGTATCTCCTCAAAGCTTTTGTAACTTTTGGTGTAATTTCATCAGTTCGTATTCTCAAGCCTGGTAGGGATCTGCCACCTGATATCAGGAGGTTCAGCAGTCGGTATACGCAAATGGGAACACAAGAATGTGCAATTATAGAATTTGAAGAAGTAGATGCTGCTGTACAGGCTCATGAATTCATGTgtgctgaaaagaaagagactgGCATGAAAGTTGTCCTAATTGGCATGAAACCTCCAAAGAAAAAAGTTCCTAAAGACAAGAACCACGATGAAGATAGCAGCAAGAGTCTTAAGAAGATTAGGTCCCTTAATAAGAGAGTTGAGGAACTTCAGTTTACTGGTGATGAATCATCAGCAAATAGCTCTTCTGAGCCAGAGAGTAATCCTACATCACCACTGTCAGGACGCAGAAGTACTGCGACAAGTACTACAAGTAAGTTGAGTCCTGTCATTCACCCAAACAACCATCTGAGTCCTAATGTATCACCCAGATCAAGTCCTTGGAACAGTCCATCCTCTCTAAGAAAAGTGACCAAAAAGTCTCCACTGGCTGAAGACAGCAAACTTAACCTGAGCACTAGTCCTGAAATTCCAAGAAAATGTACAGATTATTCTTCAGATAGCAGTATTACACCTTCTGGTAGTCCTTGggtacagagaagaaaagctcagACTATAACACAAGAGAAGAGTCCGGTCAGTAGCCCCATGTTAGCTcggaaaatacaaaatgcagaTGGTCTACCTGTAGGGGTGCTGCGACTGCCTAGAGGTCCTGATGGCACTAAAGGATTCCACAGTGGctgtgaaagaaggaaagctaTGAAGAATGATTAA